In Candidatus Chlorohelix allophototropha, one DNA window encodes the following:
- a CDS encoding PA14 domain-containing protein, translated as MTLTDGYYATPASQTDIRLGSALLATTTTLTATPNPSNVGQEVQLTAIVASSGGMPTGSVEFRDGATLLGTVNLNAGTTTLKLTTMTAGDHVLTADYSGDTNFSANDSNTVTQKVNPLVPNALVFSTQPGGAVAGKSFTTQPVIKVVDSAGNLLNLSGQVTIALKPTTNSSQAKLSGITTVNISNGIATFTNLSIDLAGTGYVLVATSPNLTTVESQPFAVVSTDTCPGVPLGRLCAQYFNNRTLQGSPVLSRFEDRINYDWGNGSPDPKVNKDNFSARWQGKFNFEAGTYTFRIVTDDGMRLYVDGKPLINVWWDQSKDSYQTDLQFKTAGVHEIKVEYYEHLGKAVAKVNWFLNIASCSQVSVGQFCASYYNSRDLSGVAALVRAESNIDFDWDWGSPKAGVIRNDNFSARWVGQFQFNSGLYTFQVNADDGIRVYVDGKLLISQWKDQLATEYTAQINLSGGLHEVKAEYYDHFGEASAILNWSKN; from the coding sequence TTGACCCTCACCGATGGCTATTATGCCACACCTGCCAGCCAGACTGATATTAGGCTGGGCAGCGCTTTATTGGCAACTACCACCACTTTAACTGCTACACCCAACCCTTCTAACGTAGGTCAGGAGGTGCAACTGACTGCTATTGTCGCATCTAGCGGAGGTATGCCTACCGGCTCAGTTGAGTTTAGGGATGGCGCAACTTTGCTGGGAACTGTTAACCTAAATGCGGGTACTACCACTCTCAAGCTCACTACCATGACTGCTGGCGACCACGTGCTCACCGCGGACTACAGCGGGGATACCAACTTTAGCGCGAATGACTCAAATACGGTTACGCAGAAGGTGAATCCGCTTGTTCCCAACGCTTTGGTCTTTTCCACCCAACCGGGTGGGGCAGTTGCCGGGAAATCTTTTACCACGCAACCGGTGATTAAAGTAGTGGATTCTGCTGGTAATCTGCTCAACTTAAGCGGTCAAGTTACTATTGCTCTCAAACCCACTACCAATAGTTCCCAAGCGAAGTTGAGCGGTATAACTACAGTCAATATTAGCAACGGTATTGCCACTTTTACAAACCTCTCGATTGATCTAGCAGGTACGGGTTATGTATTGGTTGCTACATCTCCAAACCTGACCACTGTGGAAAGTCAGCCGTTCGCAGTGGTTTCTACCGATACCTGTCCCGGTGTACCACTTGGGCGTTTATGTGCGCAGTATTTCAATAACAGAACCTTGCAAGGCAGCCCGGTTTTATCAAGATTTGAAGATAGAATTAACTACGACTGGGGCAATGGTAGCCCTGACCCGAAGGTTAATAAAGATAATTTTTCTGCCCGCTGGCAAGGTAAATTCAACTTTGAAGCCGGAACATACACTTTTCGGATAGTAACCGACGATGGTATGCGCTTATATGTGGATGGAAAACCACTCATCAACGTGTGGTGGGATCAGTCAAAAGACTCGTATCAAACCGACCTCCAATTCAAGACTGCCGGAGTGCACGAAATCAAGGTTGAATATTATGAGCATCTAGGTAAGGCAGTAGCTAAAGTTAATTGGTTCCTCAACATCGCCTCATGTAGCCAGGTAAGCGTGGGTCAGTTTTGCGCTTCCTATTATAATAGTCGGGATTTGAGCGGGGTTGCGGCTCTTGTTCGAGCGGAAAGTAATATAGATTTTGATTGGGATTGGGGTAGCCCGAAAGCGGGTGTAATCCGCAATGATAACTTCTCGGCGCGGTGGGTCGGACAATTTCAGTTCAACAGTGGGTTATATACTTTCCAAGTTAACGCAGATGATGGTATCCGGGTGTATGTGGATGGAAAGCTACTGATAAGCCAGTGGAAAGATCAACTTGCCACTGAATACACTGCTCAAATCAACCTGTCAGGAGGCTTGCACGAAGTGAAAGCTGAGTATTATGACCATTTCGGGGAAGCTTCAGCTATACTCAATTGGTCTAAGAACTAA
- a CDS encoding IS3 family transposase (programmed frameshift), whose protein sequence is MTTPRKKYSPTFKSQRVQEVLEGNKTLTQIASEYGIHPNMLTKWKQLALKGLPQSFDERTQKQIALLTAQYEQEKEQLYAEIGRLTTPLRWLEKKVKQALPRSVRLSLIETQKAELSLSKQSELLGISRSSLYYRSVAPTEREIELKHRIDEIYTVYPFYGYRRIHQQLLREGKHLNRKTVQNYMREMGLEAIYPGPNLSKRDQKQRVYPYLLRNLAITRPAQVFGTDITYIKLKHGWLYLVAVIDWYSRYVVSWELSDTLEIDFVLRTTERALAKIKPEIFNSDQGSHFTSPKYTALILGAGVKLSMDGRGRALDNVFTERLWRSLKYECVYLAQFENPKEAKLGIGEYFDFYNNTRPHQALKYQTPAQVYFNTVTPVIMLKS, encoded by the exons ATGACAACACCTAGAAAAAAGTATTCACCCACATTTAAGTCTCAAAGAGTGCAAGAAGTGCTGGAAGGTAATAAAACCCTTACCCAGATAGCTTCTGAATATGGTATTCATCCGAATATGCTCACTAAATGGAAACAACTGGCTCTAAAAGGTCTGCCACAATCCTTTGATGAGCGTACTCAGAAGCAAATCGCGCTGCTGACCGCACAGTACGAACAAGAAAAAGAACAACTTTACGCCGAAATAGGTCGCCTGACTACACCGCTCAGGTGGTTA GAAAAAAAAGTGAAGCAGGCTTTGCCCAGGTCGGTCAGATTAAGCCTAATCGAAACCCAAAAAGCTGAACTCTCACTCTCAAAACAAAGTGAGTTGCTAGGAATTAGCCGTTCCAGTTTGTACTACCGCTCAGTAGCACCAACCGAACGAGAAATTGAGCTCAAACACCGAATTGATGAGATTTACACCGTTTACCCTTTTTATGGATATCGGCGAATTCATCAACAATTACTGCGGGAAGGCAAGCACCTCAACCGCAAAACGGTGCAAAACTATATGCGGGAGATGGGGCTAGAAGCAATCTATCCTGGTCCTAATCTTTCGAAACGAGATCAAAAGCAGCGGGTATATCCCTATCTCTTAAGGAACCTGGCTATAACCAGACCCGCTCAGGTATTCGGTACCGACATCACATATATCAAGCTCAAACACGGTTGGCTTTATCTGGTGGCTGTCATCGACTGGTACAGCAGATATGTGGTAAGTTGGGAATTATCTGATACTTTGGAAATCGATTTTGTGCTTAGAACTACCGAGCGAGCGTTGGCGAAGATAAAACCGGAGATCTTTAACAGTGACCAAGGTAGTCATTTTACCAGTCCTAAATACACTGCTTTGATATTGGGCGCAGGTGTAAAGTTAAGTATGGATGGACGTGGGCGAGCACTAGATAATGTTTTCACCGAAAGGCTCTGGCGTTCCTTAAAATATGAGTGTGTTTATTTAGCACAATTTGAGAACCCCAAAGAAGCAAAGCTAGGGATTGGTGAGTATTTCGATTTCTACAATAATACTCGACCTCATCAGGCTTTGAAATATCAGACACCGGCTCAGGTTTATTTCAATACCGTGACACCAGTAATTATGTTAAAGAGCTAA